One genomic segment of Coffea arabica cultivar ET-39 chromosome 6e, Coffea Arabica ET-39 HiFi, whole genome shotgun sequence includes these proteins:
- the LOC113696311 gene encoding BTB/POZ domain and ankyrin repeat-containing protein NPR1-like isoform X1 has protein sequence MVTRTVFSDSSDVDISGGSSSICCAGANTESSLSPESDVVSLQRLSHTLESIFLSDASSSPDCLDFFADARLVAPGGREIPVHRCILSARSPFFKSVFSGAKGKTNAAAKVELKEWMKERDVSFDALLTVLAYLYCGRVRPSPKDVCICVDDECSHVACRPRMEFMAEVLYASFIFQVPELIAKFQRHLLDVLHKAAADDVLIILSVANICGKSCERLLGRCIEVIVISDVDMITLDKALPHHIVKQIIDARRELGLQGLDTSSFPDKHVKRIHRALDSDDVELLKMLLKEGHTTLDDAYALHYAVAYCDAKTTTELLDLALADVNHRNPRGCTVLHVAAMRKEPKIIVSLLTKGASPSDLTSDGRKALQISKRLTRAVDYKKLTEEGKASPKDRLCIEILEQAERRDPLLGEASVSLAMAGDDLRMKLLYLENRVGLAKLLFPMEAKVAMDIAQVDGTSEFPLATINKNVAEAKRTTVDLNETPFKMKEEHLSRMRALSRTVELGKRFFPRCSDVLNKIMDADDLSEIAYMGNETPEERQLKKQRYLELQEVLTKAFSEDKQEFDRNNNLSSSSSSTSMEMIKSNMKLTFRK, from the exons ATGGTTACTCGCACTGTTTTTTCCGACTCCAGCGATGTTGACATCAGCGGCGGGAGCAGCAGCATCTGCTGCGCCGGCGCCAACACCGAATCGTCTCTCTCCCCGGAATCCGACGTCGTCTCACTTCAACGCCTCTCCCACACCTTAGAGTCCATCTTCTTATCCGACGCGTCGTCTTCTCCTGACTGCTTGGACTTCTTCGCCGACGCCAGGCTCGTGGCTCCTGGCGGCAGGGAGATTCCGGTGCACCGATGCATTCTCTCGGCCAGGAGTCCCTTTTTCAAGAGCGTATTCTCCGGTGCCAAGGGGAAGACTAATGCTGCCGCCAAGGTTGAGTTGAAGGAGTGGATGAAGGAGCGTGATGTCAGCTTCGACGCGCTGCTGACGGTGCTGGCGTATCTGTACTGTGGCAGAGTTAGGCCGTCGCCCAAGGATGTTTGCATCTGTGTGGACGATGAGTGCTCGCATGTGGCGTGTAGGCCACGGATGGAGTTCATGGCGGAGGTATTGTACGCATCTTTCATATTTCAGGTCCCTGAGCTGATTGCCAAGTTTCAG AGGCACCTGCTAGACGTTCTTCACAAAGCTGCTGCAGATGATGTATTGATTATTTTATCTGTTGCAAACATATGTGGTAAATCATGTGAGAGATTGCTTGGTAGATGTATCGAGGTTATAGTTATATCTGATGTTGACATGATAACCCTGGATAAAGCATTGCCTCATCACATTGTCAAGCAAATCATTGATGCACGCAGGGAACTTGGTTTGCAAGGGCTTGATACAAGTAGTTTTCCTGATAAACATGTGAAGAGGATTCACAGGGCATTGGATTCTGACGATGTTGAGTTACTTAAGATGTTACTTAAAGAGGGGCATACCACGTTAGATGATGCATATGCTCTACATTATGCCGTGGCCTATTGCGACGCAAAGACCACAACAGAGCTTCTAGATCTAGCCCTTGCTGATGTAAACCATAGAAATCCTAGGGGATGCACTGTACTCCATGTTGCTGCAATGAGAAAAGAACCTAAAATCATAGTTTCTCTTTTAACAAAGGGAGCTAGTCCATCTGATCTCACATCAGATGGAAGGAAAGCCCTTCAGATCTCAAAGAGGCTAACTAGAGCAGTGGATTATAAGAAGCTAACAGAGGAAGGTAAAGCTTCTCCAAAGGATAGATTGTGCATAGAAATTTTGGAGCAGGCAGAAAGAAGAGATCCACTGCTGGGAGAAGCTTCAGTTTCTCTAGCTATGGCAGGCGATGATCTGCGTATGAAATTGTTATACCTTGAAAATAGAG TTGGATTGGCTAAACTTCTATTCCCCATGGAGGCAAAGGTTGCCATGGATATTGCTCAAGTTGATGGCACTTCTGAATTCCCATTAGCTACCATTAATAAGAATGTGGCGGAGGCTAAGAGGACAACTGTGGACCTGAACGAGACACCTTTCAAAATGAAAGAAGAGCATCTGAGTAGAATGAGAGCGCTTTCCAGAACTG TGGAACTCGGGAAACGCTTTTTTCCTCGTTGTTCTGATGTACTCAACAAGATCATGGACGCTGACGACCTCTCAGAGATAGCTTACATGGGAAATGAAACTCCAGAAGAACGTCAATTGAAGAAGCAAAGATACTTGGAACTCCAGGAAGTCCTGACCAAGGCATTCAGCGAGGATAAACAAGAATTTGACAGGAATAACAActtatcatcatcttcatcatcaacatCCATGGAAATGATAAAGTCCAACATGAAGCTCACTTTCAGAAAGTAg
- the LOC113696311 gene encoding BTB/POZ domain and ankyrin repeat-containing protein NPR1-like isoform X2, with amino-acid sequence MVTRTVFSDSSDVDISGGSSSICCAGANTESSLSPESDVVSLQRLSHTLESIFLSDASSSPDCLDFFADARLVAPGGREIPVHRCILSARSPFFKSVFSGAKGKTNAAAKVELKEWMKERDVSFDALLTVLAYLYCGRVRPSPKDVCICVDDECSHVACRPRMEFMAEVLYASFIFQVPELIAKFQRHLLDVLHKAAADDVLIILSVANICGKSCERLLGRCIEVIVISDVDMITLDKALPHHIVKQIIDARRELGLQGLDTSSFPDKHVKRIHRALDSDDVELLKMLLKEGHTTLDDAYALHYAVAYCDAKTTTELLDLALADVNHRNPRGCTVLHVAAMRKEPKIIVSLLTKGASPSDLTSDGRKALQISKRLTRAVDYKKLTEEGKASPKDRLCIEILEQAERRDPLLGEASVSLAMAGDDLRMKLLYLENRVGLAKLLFPMEAKVAMDIAQVDGTSEFPLATINKNVAEAKRTTVDLNETPFKMKEEHLSRMRALSRTGKLGRSPCDLIAWYANYAQWNSGNAFFLVVLMYSTRSWTLTTSQR; translated from the exons ATGGTTACTCGCACTGTTTTTTCCGACTCCAGCGATGTTGACATCAGCGGCGGGAGCAGCAGCATCTGCTGCGCCGGCGCCAACACCGAATCGTCTCTCTCCCCGGAATCCGACGTCGTCTCACTTCAACGCCTCTCCCACACCTTAGAGTCCATCTTCTTATCCGACGCGTCGTCTTCTCCTGACTGCTTGGACTTCTTCGCCGACGCCAGGCTCGTGGCTCCTGGCGGCAGGGAGATTCCGGTGCACCGATGCATTCTCTCGGCCAGGAGTCCCTTTTTCAAGAGCGTATTCTCCGGTGCCAAGGGGAAGACTAATGCTGCCGCCAAGGTTGAGTTGAAGGAGTGGATGAAGGAGCGTGATGTCAGCTTCGACGCGCTGCTGACGGTGCTGGCGTATCTGTACTGTGGCAGAGTTAGGCCGTCGCCCAAGGATGTTTGCATCTGTGTGGACGATGAGTGCTCGCATGTGGCGTGTAGGCCACGGATGGAGTTCATGGCGGAGGTATTGTACGCATCTTTCATATTTCAGGTCCCTGAGCTGATTGCCAAGTTTCAG AGGCACCTGCTAGACGTTCTTCACAAAGCTGCTGCAGATGATGTATTGATTATTTTATCTGTTGCAAACATATGTGGTAAATCATGTGAGAGATTGCTTGGTAGATGTATCGAGGTTATAGTTATATCTGATGTTGACATGATAACCCTGGATAAAGCATTGCCTCATCACATTGTCAAGCAAATCATTGATGCACGCAGGGAACTTGGTTTGCAAGGGCTTGATACAAGTAGTTTTCCTGATAAACATGTGAAGAGGATTCACAGGGCATTGGATTCTGACGATGTTGAGTTACTTAAGATGTTACTTAAAGAGGGGCATACCACGTTAGATGATGCATATGCTCTACATTATGCCGTGGCCTATTGCGACGCAAAGACCACAACAGAGCTTCTAGATCTAGCCCTTGCTGATGTAAACCATAGAAATCCTAGGGGATGCACTGTACTCCATGTTGCTGCAATGAGAAAAGAACCTAAAATCATAGTTTCTCTTTTAACAAAGGGAGCTAGTCCATCTGATCTCACATCAGATGGAAGGAAAGCCCTTCAGATCTCAAAGAGGCTAACTAGAGCAGTGGATTATAAGAAGCTAACAGAGGAAGGTAAAGCTTCTCCAAAGGATAGATTGTGCATAGAAATTTTGGAGCAGGCAGAAAGAAGAGATCCACTGCTGGGAGAAGCTTCAGTTTCTCTAGCTATGGCAGGCGATGATCTGCGTATGAAATTGTTATACCTTGAAAATAGAG TTGGATTGGCTAAACTTCTATTCCCCATGGAGGCAAAGGTTGCCATGGATATTGCTCAAGTTGATGGCACTTCTGAATTCCCATTAGCTACCATTAATAAGAATGTGGCGGAGGCTAAGAGGACAACTGTGGACCTGAACGAGACACCTTTCAAAATGAAAGAAGAGCATCTGAGTAGAATGAGAGCGCTTTCCAGAACTGGTAAG TTGGGCAGAAGTCCATGTGATCTCATAGCGTGGTATGCTAATTATGCACAGTGGAACTCGGGAAACGCTTTTTTCCTCGTTGTTCTGATGTACTCAACAAGATCATGGACGCTGACGACCTCTCAGAGATAG
- the LOC113696311 gene encoding BTB/POZ domain and ankyrin repeat-containing protein NPR1-like isoform X3: MVTRTVFSDSSDVDISGGSSSICCAGANTESSLSPESDVVSLQRLSHTLESIFLSDASSSPDCLDFFADARLVAPGGREIPVHRCILSARSPFFKSVFSGAKGKTNAAAKVELKEWMKERDVSFDALLTVLAYLYCGRVRPSPKDVCICVDDECSHVACRPRMEFMAEVLYASFIFQVPELIAKFQRHLLDVLHKAAADDVLIILSVANICGKSCERLLGRCIEVIVISDVDMITLDKALPHHIVKQIIDARRELGLQGLDTSSFPDKHVKRIHRALDSDDVELLKMLLKEGHTTLDDAYALHYAVAYCDAKTTTELLDLALADVNHRNPRGCTVLHVAAMRKEPKIIVSLLTKGASPSDLTSDGRKALQISKRLTRAVDYKKLTEEGKASPKDRLCIEILEQAERRDPLLGEASVSLAMAGDDLRMKLLYLENRVGLAKLLFPMEAKVAMDIAQVDGTSEFPLATINKNVAEAKRTTVDLNETPFKMKEEHLSRMRALSRTGKWNSGNAFFLVVLMYSTRSWTLTTSQR; the protein is encoded by the exons ATGGTTACTCGCACTGTTTTTTCCGACTCCAGCGATGTTGACATCAGCGGCGGGAGCAGCAGCATCTGCTGCGCCGGCGCCAACACCGAATCGTCTCTCTCCCCGGAATCCGACGTCGTCTCACTTCAACGCCTCTCCCACACCTTAGAGTCCATCTTCTTATCCGACGCGTCGTCTTCTCCTGACTGCTTGGACTTCTTCGCCGACGCCAGGCTCGTGGCTCCTGGCGGCAGGGAGATTCCGGTGCACCGATGCATTCTCTCGGCCAGGAGTCCCTTTTTCAAGAGCGTATTCTCCGGTGCCAAGGGGAAGACTAATGCTGCCGCCAAGGTTGAGTTGAAGGAGTGGATGAAGGAGCGTGATGTCAGCTTCGACGCGCTGCTGACGGTGCTGGCGTATCTGTACTGTGGCAGAGTTAGGCCGTCGCCCAAGGATGTTTGCATCTGTGTGGACGATGAGTGCTCGCATGTGGCGTGTAGGCCACGGATGGAGTTCATGGCGGAGGTATTGTACGCATCTTTCATATTTCAGGTCCCTGAGCTGATTGCCAAGTTTCAG AGGCACCTGCTAGACGTTCTTCACAAAGCTGCTGCAGATGATGTATTGATTATTTTATCTGTTGCAAACATATGTGGTAAATCATGTGAGAGATTGCTTGGTAGATGTATCGAGGTTATAGTTATATCTGATGTTGACATGATAACCCTGGATAAAGCATTGCCTCATCACATTGTCAAGCAAATCATTGATGCACGCAGGGAACTTGGTTTGCAAGGGCTTGATACAAGTAGTTTTCCTGATAAACATGTGAAGAGGATTCACAGGGCATTGGATTCTGACGATGTTGAGTTACTTAAGATGTTACTTAAAGAGGGGCATACCACGTTAGATGATGCATATGCTCTACATTATGCCGTGGCCTATTGCGACGCAAAGACCACAACAGAGCTTCTAGATCTAGCCCTTGCTGATGTAAACCATAGAAATCCTAGGGGATGCACTGTACTCCATGTTGCTGCAATGAGAAAAGAACCTAAAATCATAGTTTCTCTTTTAACAAAGGGAGCTAGTCCATCTGATCTCACATCAGATGGAAGGAAAGCCCTTCAGATCTCAAAGAGGCTAACTAGAGCAGTGGATTATAAGAAGCTAACAGAGGAAGGTAAAGCTTCTCCAAAGGATAGATTGTGCATAGAAATTTTGGAGCAGGCAGAAAGAAGAGATCCACTGCTGGGAGAAGCTTCAGTTTCTCTAGCTATGGCAGGCGATGATCTGCGTATGAAATTGTTATACCTTGAAAATAGAG TTGGATTGGCTAAACTTCTATTCCCCATGGAGGCAAAGGTTGCCATGGATATTGCTCAAGTTGATGGCACTTCTGAATTCCCATTAGCTACCATTAATAAGAATGTGGCGGAGGCTAAGAGGACAACTGTGGACCTGAACGAGACACCTTTCAAAATGAAAGAAGAGCATCTGAGTAGAATGAGAGCGCTTTCCAGAACTGGTAAG TGGAACTCGGGAAACGCTTTTTTCCTCGTTGTTCTGATGTACTCAACAAGATCATGGACGCTGACGACCTCTCAGAGATAG
- the LOC113696311 gene encoding BTB/POZ domain and ankyrin repeat-containing protein NPR1-like isoform X4, translated as MVTRTVFSDSSDVDISGGSSSICCAGANTESSLSPESDVVSLQRLSHTLESIFLSDASSSPDCLDFFADARLVAPGGREIPVHRCILSARSPFFKSVFSGAKGKTNAAAKVELKEWMKERDVSFDALLTVLAYLYCGRVRPSPKDVCICVDDECSHVACRPRMEFMAEVLYASFIFQVPELIAKFQRHLLDVLHKAAADDVLIILSVANICGKSCERLLGRCIEVIVISDVDMITLDKALPHHIVKQIIDARRELGLQGLDTSSFPDKHVKRIHRALDSDDVELLKMLLKEGHTTLDDAYALHYAVAYCDAKTTTELLDLALADVNHRNPRGCTVLHVAAMRKEPKIIVSLLTKGASPSDLTSDGRKALQISKRLTRAVDYKKLTEEGKASPKDRLCIEILEQAERRDPLLGEASVSLAMAGDDLRMKLLYLENRVGLAKLLFPMEAKVAMDIAQVDGTSEFPLATINKNVAEAKRTTVDLNETPFKMKEEHLSRMRALSRTGKVT; from the exons ATGGTTACTCGCACTGTTTTTTCCGACTCCAGCGATGTTGACATCAGCGGCGGGAGCAGCAGCATCTGCTGCGCCGGCGCCAACACCGAATCGTCTCTCTCCCCGGAATCCGACGTCGTCTCACTTCAACGCCTCTCCCACACCTTAGAGTCCATCTTCTTATCCGACGCGTCGTCTTCTCCTGACTGCTTGGACTTCTTCGCCGACGCCAGGCTCGTGGCTCCTGGCGGCAGGGAGATTCCGGTGCACCGATGCATTCTCTCGGCCAGGAGTCCCTTTTTCAAGAGCGTATTCTCCGGTGCCAAGGGGAAGACTAATGCTGCCGCCAAGGTTGAGTTGAAGGAGTGGATGAAGGAGCGTGATGTCAGCTTCGACGCGCTGCTGACGGTGCTGGCGTATCTGTACTGTGGCAGAGTTAGGCCGTCGCCCAAGGATGTTTGCATCTGTGTGGACGATGAGTGCTCGCATGTGGCGTGTAGGCCACGGATGGAGTTCATGGCGGAGGTATTGTACGCATCTTTCATATTTCAGGTCCCTGAGCTGATTGCCAAGTTTCAG AGGCACCTGCTAGACGTTCTTCACAAAGCTGCTGCAGATGATGTATTGATTATTTTATCTGTTGCAAACATATGTGGTAAATCATGTGAGAGATTGCTTGGTAGATGTATCGAGGTTATAGTTATATCTGATGTTGACATGATAACCCTGGATAAAGCATTGCCTCATCACATTGTCAAGCAAATCATTGATGCACGCAGGGAACTTGGTTTGCAAGGGCTTGATACAAGTAGTTTTCCTGATAAACATGTGAAGAGGATTCACAGGGCATTGGATTCTGACGATGTTGAGTTACTTAAGATGTTACTTAAAGAGGGGCATACCACGTTAGATGATGCATATGCTCTACATTATGCCGTGGCCTATTGCGACGCAAAGACCACAACAGAGCTTCTAGATCTAGCCCTTGCTGATGTAAACCATAGAAATCCTAGGGGATGCACTGTACTCCATGTTGCTGCAATGAGAAAAGAACCTAAAATCATAGTTTCTCTTTTAACAAAGGGAGCTAGTCCATCTGATCTCACATCAGATGGAAGGAAAGCCCTTCAGATCTCAAAGAGGCTAACTAGAGCAGTGGATTATAAGAAGCTAACAGAGGAAGGTAAAGCTTCTCCAAAGGATAGATTGTGCATAGAAATTTTGGAGCAGGCAGAAAGAAGAGATCCACTGCTGGGAGAAGCTTCAGTTTCTCTAGCTATGGCAGGCGATGATCTGCGTATGAAATTGTTATACCTTGAAAATAGAG TTGGATTGGCTAAACTTCTATTCCCCATGGAGGCAAAGGTTGCCATGGATATTGCTCAAGTTGATGGCACTTCTGAATTCCCATTAGCTACCATTAATAAGAATGTGGCGGAGGCTAAGAGGACAACTGTGGACCTGAACGAGACACCTTTCAAAATGAAAGAAGAGCATCTGAGTAGAATGAGAGCGCTTTCCAGAACTGGTAAGGTAACTTGA
- the LOC113696312 gene encoding uncharacterized protein isoform X1, with translation MPESRTKPSSSLASESERVYAHERTREGFYDSNRSPHHHPQDHHKETHGLRDDIEEETPISDVKAPNVFERAKEEIEAIVQAIHPRKEPQDTGNHFQDRHSAANVELKSEVSETHSEQDRKSPKFIERAKEDIEAFLHKKKPANHHHKETHGASDDIDENTPISEIKGPNVFERAKEEVEALVHAIHPKKDSRTDTSSSKKEGGFRMSIGKGLEKMCSPRSHNKD, from the exons ATGCCTGAATCAAGAACAAAACCTTCATCAAGCCTTGCTTCAGAATCAG AAAGGGTCTATGCTCATGAAAGAACTAGGGAAGGATTCTATGATTCAAATCGAAGCCCCCATCATCATCCTCAAGATCATCACAAGGAAACTCATGGATTGCGCGATGATATTGAGGAAGAAACTCCTATCAGTGACGTGAAGGCTCCGAATGTGTTTGAACGAGCCAAAGAGGAAATTGAGGCTATTGTTCAGGCAATTCATCCCAGGAAGGAACCTCAGGATACTGGGAATCATTTTCAAGACAG GCATTCTGCTGCAAATGTGGAATTAAAATCAGAAGTTTCAGAAACTCATTCAG AGCAGGACAGAAAGTCGCCTAAATTTATTGAGAGAGCTAAGGAAGACATTGAAGCATTTTTACATAAAAAGAAGCCGGCAAATCATCATCATAAAGAAACTCATGGAGCAAGTGATGACATAGATGAGAACACTCCCATTAGTGAAATTAAAGGTCCAAACGTCTTTGAAAGAGCAAAGGAAGAAGTTGAGGCCCTTGTTCATGCAATTCATCCGAAGAAGGATTCTAGAACAGACACTTCGTCATCAAAGAAAGAAGGCGGATTCAGGATGTCTATTGGAAAGGGGTTGGAAAAAATGTGTTCTCCACGGAGCCATAATAAAGATTGA
- the LOC113696312 gene encoding uncharacterized protein isoform X2, with protein MPESRTKPSSSLASESERVYAHERTREGFYDSNRSPHHHPQDHHKETHGLRDDIEEETPISDVKAPNVFERAKEEIEAIVQAIHPRKEPQDTGNHFQDRHSAANVELKSEVSETHSGQKVA; from the exons ATGCCTGAATCAAGAACAAAACCTTCATCAAGCCTTGCTTCAGAATCAG AAAGGGTCTATGCTCATGAAAGAACTAGGGAAGGATTCTATGATTCAAATCGAAGCCCCCATCATCATCCTCAAGATCATCACAAGGAAACTCATGGATTGCGCGATGATATTGAGGAAGAAACTCCTATCAGTGACGTGAAGGCTCCGAATGTGTTTGAACGAGCCAAAGAGGAAATTGAGGCTATTGTTCAGGCAATTCATCCCAGGAAGGAACCTCAGGATACTGGGAATCATTTTCAAGACAG GCATTCTGCTGCAAATGTGGAATTAAAATCAGAAGTTTCAGAAACTCATTCAG GACAGAAAGTCGCCTAA